The Gemella haemolysans genome includes a region encoding these proteins:
- a CDS encoding SIR2 family protein codes for MDIKKSILELLKPEYNIRYSNMAIEKLILTVFQHYLKRQNKEMILSRDSYQRITFDAVLPEGFDTVSGKVDVELKIHRNTGLIIRELYNIIGRIVVNEDNISTLLLVMVNEIPDKIKQKIYSQTEHLNFRIIIWDIDDVVDMCGKNEDFFFETYTNINNLLLNDTVKTGLYRDSANNKQKRDEYVNQLSQEYSRDNIVLFLGAGVSDDAGMPKWNNLISELFVTLIERKLRENNVDIPSDKKDKIVEKLMEKNSSSQLFQTRLIRSGFGNRFTDTVSDILYENSHSTSSLINEICQLCISKRGKVGVQAVINYNFDDLIERNLEELRVKYRSIYAEGMIPDNEEVGIYHVHGFLPKDKQNYKDLEKSLLVFSEEGYHKLFLEPYNWANMIQLNYLINNTCIFIGLSMTDPNLRRLLEIAAQKSLDIEERLKHYVILKRTEFNDDKNFVRDDKIVKFERIYEVLQESFFAELGLNIIWIDNFSEIPNLLKKIKENKFLNGE; via the coding sequence ATGGATATAAAGAAAAGTATATTAGAATTATTAAAACCTGAATATAATATTAGATATTCGAATATGGCAATAGAGAAGTTAATACTTACAGTATTTCAACACTACTTAAAAAGACAGAATAAAGAAATGATACTCTCAAGAGACAGTTATCAAAGAATAACTTTTGATGCAGTACTGCCGGAGGGATTTGATACTGTCAGTGGAAAAGTAGATGTGGAATTAAAAATACATAGAAATACAGGTCTGATAATTAGAGAATTATACAATATTATAGGACGGATAGTAGTAAATGAAGATAATATAAGCACGTTATTATTGGTGATGGTTAATGAAATTCCCGATAAAATCAAACAAAAAATCTATAGCCAAACAGAACATTTAAATTTTAGAATAATAATTTGGGACATTGATGATGTTGTTGATATGTGCGGAAAAAATGAAGACTTCTTTTTTGAAACATATACTAATATAAATAATTTGTTACTTAATGATACTGTAAAAACTGGATTGTATAGGGATAGTGCTAATAATAAGCAAAAGAGAGATGAATATGTTAATCAACTTAGTCAAGAATACAGTAGGGATAATATTGTGTTATTTCTTGGGGCAGGAGTATCAGATGATGCCGGTATGCCTAAATGGAATAACCTTATTTCTGAATTATTTGTGACATTAATTGAAAGGAAACTCAGAGAAAATAATGTTGATATTCCTTCTGATAAGAAAGACAAAATAGTAGAGAAACTAATGGAGAAGAATAGTAGTTCACAATTATTTCAGACAAGATTGATAAGAAGTGGATTTGGAAATAGGTTTACTGATACAGTCAGTGATATTTTATATGAAAATTCTCATTCTACCTCTAGTTTAATAAATGAAATCTGTCAATTGTGCATTTCAAAACGTGGAAAAGTTGGAGTTCAAGCAGTTATTAACTATAATTTTGATGATTTAATTGAGAGGAATTTAGAAGAGTTAAGGGTTAAGTATCGTTCAATTTATGCAGAAGGAATGATTCCTGATAATGAAGAGGTTGGAATTTATCATGTACATGGATTTTTACCTAAGGATAAACAAAACTATAAGGATTTGGAGAAGTCTTTATTAGTATTTTCTGAGGAAGGGTATCATAAATTATTTTTAGAACCCTATAATTGGGCCAATATGATTCAACTTAATTATTTGATTAATAATACATGTATATTTATAGGACTATCAATGACAGATCCAAACTTAAGAAGATTATTGGAAATCGCAGCTCAAAAGAGTTTAGATATAGAAGAAAGATTGAAACATTATGTTATACTAAAAAGAACTGAGTTTAATGATGATAAAAATTTTGTAAGAGATGATAAAATAGTTAAATTTGAAAGAATATATGAAGTACTGCAAGAATCTTTTTTTGCAGAATTAGGGTTAAATATTATTTGGATAGATAATTTTTCAGAAATTCCTAATTTATTGAAAAAAATTAAAGAAAATAAATTTCTCAATGGTGAATGA